The following proteins come from a genomic window of Micromonospora zamorensis:
- the meaB gene encoding methylmalonyl Co-A mutase-associated GTPase MeaB — translation MSEAAEQVPAAGSTSVRRSRDVPQLVERARAGDPRAVARLITLVENGDPLLPAVAAALAPYAGQAQVVGLTGSPGVGKSTTTNELVRSLRARGHRVGVLAVDPSSPFTGGAILGDRVRMQDHATDPGVYIRSMSSRGHLGGLSAATPQAVRVLEGAGCDVVLVETVGVGQAEVEVASLADTTLVLLAPGMGDAIQAVKAGILEIADVFVVNKADRDGVDATVRDIQGMIALGERGPGQWRPQVVRAVASRGEGIDDIAAAIDKHRGWLVEHGELRRRQEARAAAEVEAIALGILRARIGSLRDGTELATLAAKVAEGGLDPYAAADTLLAQLAR, via the coding sequence GTGAGCGAGGCGGCCGAGCAGGTCCCGGCAGCTGGCAGCACGTCGGTGCGCCGCAGTCGGGACGTACCGCAGCTGGTCGAGCGGGCCCGCGCGGGCGACCCCCGCGCGGTGGCCCGGTTGATCACATTGGTGGAGAACGGCGACCCGCTGCTGCCGGCGGTCGCCGCGGCGCTGGCACCGTACGCCGGGCAGGCCCAGGTGGTCGGGTTGACCGGCTCACCCGGGGTGGGCAAGTCGACCACCACGAACGAGCTGGTCCGCTCACTGCGCGCACGCGGGCACCGGGTCGGCGTGCTGGCGGTGGACCCGTCCAGCCCATTCACCGGCGGCGCGATCCTCGGCGACCGCGTGCGGATGCAGGACCACGCCACCGACCCGGGCGTCTACATCCGGTCCATGTCCAGCCGGGGGCATCTCGGCGGGTTGTCCGCGGCGACGCCGCAGGCGGTCCGGGTGCTGGAGGGCGCCGGCTGCGACGTGGTGCTGGTGGAGACCGTCGGCGTCGGGCAGGCCGAGGTCGAGGTGGCGTCGCTGGCCGACACCACGCTGGTGCTGCTCGCACCCGGGATGGGCGACGCGATCCAGGCGGTCAAGGCCGGCATCCTGGAGATCGCCGACGTCTTCGTGGTCAACAAGGCCGACCGCGACGGCGTCGACGCCACCGTCCGCGACATCCAGGGCATGATCGCGCTCGGTGAGCGCGGCCCCGGGCAGTGGCGGCCGCAGGTGGTCCGCGCGGTCGCTTCGCGGGGCGAGGGCATCGACGACATCGCCGCCGCCATCGACAAGCACCGGGGCTGGCTGGTCGAGCACGGCGAGCTGCGCCGCCGCCAGGAGGCGCGGGCCGCCGCCGAGGTCGAGGCCATCGCGCTCGGCATCCTCCGGGCCCGGATCGGCTCCCTACGCGACGGTACGGAGCTGGCCACGCTCGCCGCGAAGGTGGCCGAGGGCGGCCTCGATCCGTACGCGGCGGCGGACACCCTGCTCGCCCAGCTCGCCCGCTGA
- a CDS encoding endonuclease domain-containing protein, translated as MLPADDADALDWLAFEQAGVLTTAQVSGLLSEGTVRGRIRSGRWRSICRGVLLTGNGRLNRDQQLWVAVLAAGPGAMLAGVTAATEAGVRGLRREPLHVLVPAVRRAARTSLRRLPIDMPAVLVHRTSVLPDSHRQLARPPRTTTARALVDAAGWSVGVDEAQGVLAAGCQQRRVLPEELQAVLDVLPRAPRRHLIQQTVDDIAGGAQALSEIDFLRLCRRHRLPVPDLQEHRVDAAGRNRWLDAYWRQWRVQVEIDGAHHMDARQWADDMRRQNEVWTSGDRILRFPAWLVRARPDEVADTVRRALVAAGWSPTQSQRRPTHK; from the coding sequence ATGCTGCCCGCCGACGACGCTGACGCACTCGACTGGCTCGCCTTCGAGCAGGCGGGCGTGCTGACCACCGCGCAGGTGTCCGGCCTGCTAAGCGAGGGGACGGTGCGCGGGCGAATCCGCTCCGGCCGGTGGCGGTCGATCTGCCGCGGCGTCCTGCTGACCGGTAACGGTCGCCTGAACCGCGACCAACAGCTCTGGGTCGCGGTGCTGGCAGCTGGACCGGGTGCGATGCTGGCGGGGGTGACCGCCGCCACCGAAGCCGGGGTACGAGGGCTGCGCCGCGAGCCACTGCACGTGCTGGTGCCGGCCGTCCGCCGTGCTGCGCGGACCTCGCTGCGTCGCCTCCCGATCGACATGCCCGCAGTGCTGGTGCATCGCACGTCGGTGCTGCCGGACTCGCATCGGCAACTCGCCCGTCCACCACGCACCACGACGGCCAGAGCACTCGTCGACGCGGCGGGATGGTCCGTCGGTGTGGACGAGGCGCAGGGAGTGCTGGCGGCCGGTTGTCAGCAGCGGCGGGTGCTGCCCGAGGAGTTGCAGGCGGTGCTCGACGTCCTCCCCCGAGCACCGCGCCGGCACCTGATCCAACAGACCGTCGATGACATCGCCGGCGGCGCGCAGGCGCTCTCCGAGATCGACTTCCTGCGCCTCTGTCGCCGGCATCGGCTGCCCGTCCCTGATCTTCAGGAACATCGGGTCGACGCGGCGGGCCGCAACCGCTGGCTGGACGCGTACTGGCGACAGTGGCGGGTGCAGGTCGAGATCGACGGCGCGCACCACATGGACGCCCGGCAGTGGGCGGACGACATGCGTCGGCAGAACGAGGTCTGGACCAGCGGCGACCGGATCCTGCGCTTTCCGGCCTGGCTGGTCCGCGCCCGCCCCGACGAGGTCGCCGACACCGTCCGGCGGGCCCTCGTCGCAGCCGGCTGGAGCCCCACCCAATCCCAGCGCCGTCCGACGCACAAATAG
- a CDS encoding AI-2E family transporter, translated as MDPDEPPAVPSGKFGTPGRPLRRSSFLIGFTGALGVLLAYTLYLGIRNAGGILVLVVIALFLAVGLNPAVVRLRRWGVPHGLAVAGVALTVVLLLCGGVVALVPPIVTQSGQFIDQIPSLLDELRRNPTVNDLVERYDVVERVQGAANAQTIGRALGGVLGGAQLIFGTVFRTLTVLVLTIYFLAYFNKLRSLGYSLVPRSRRERVQLIGDEILAKVGAYMVGALSIAVLAGATTFVFALIVGLPYPFALAVVVAVTDLIPQIGATLGAVIVSLVGFASDLPTGIACAVFFLIYQQVENYLIYPKVMRRSVEVNEVAALLAALLGVALLGVVGALIAIPTVAALQLILREVVLPRQERR; from the coding sequence ATCGACCCGGACGAACCGCCGGCCGTCCCGTCCGGAAAGTTCGGCACTCCGGGGCGCCCGCTGCGCCGCAGCAGCTTCCTGATCGGCTTCACCGGCGCGTTGGGCGTGCTGCTGGCGTACACCCTTTATCTGGGGATTCGAAATGCCGGCGGCATCCTGGTGCTGGTGGTGATCGCGCTCTTCCTGGCGGTCGGTCTCAACCCGGCGGTGGTCCGGCTACGCCGCTGGGGCGTGCCGCACGGCCTGGCGGTGGCGGGGGTCGCGTTGACTGTGGTGCTGCTGCTCTGCGGCGGCGTGGTCGCGCTGGTCCCGCCGATCGTCACCCAGTCGGGGCAGTTCATCGACCAGATCCCGAGCCTGCTCGACGAGTTGCGCCGCAATCCGACGGTCAACGACCTGGTGGAGCGGTACGACGTGGTGGAGCGGGTGCAGGGCGCCGCCAACGCGCAGACCATCGGGCGGGCCCTCGGCGGGGTGCTCGGCGGTGCTCAACTGATCTTCGGCACGGTGTTCCGGACGCTGACCGTGCTGGTGTTGACGATCTACTTCCTGGCCTACTTCAACAAGCTGCGCTCGCTGGGCTACTCGCTGGTGCCCCGCTCTCGGCGGGAGCGGGTGCAGCTGATCGGCGACGAGATCCTTGCCAAGGTCGGCGCCTACATGGTCGGGGCGCTGAGCATCGCGGTGCTGGCCGGCGCGACCACCTTCGTGTTCGCGTTGATCGTCGGCCTGCCGTACCCGTTCGCGCTGGCCGTGGTGGTCGCGGTGACCGACCTCATCCCGCAGATCGGCGCCACCCTGGGCGCGGTGATCGTGAGCCTGGTCGGCTTCGCGTCCGACCTGCCCACCGGCATCGCCTGTGCGGTCTTCTTCCTCATCTACCAGCAGGTGGAGAACTACCTGATCTACCCGAAGGTGATGCGGCGCTCGGTGGAGGTCAACGAGGTGGCCGCCCTGCTCGCCGCACTGCTCGGGGTGGCGCTGCTGGGCGTGGTGGGCGCGTTGATCGCCATCCCCACGGTGGCCGCGCTGCAACTGATCCTGCGCGAGGTGGTGCTGCCCCGCCAGGAGCGGCGCTGA
- a CDS encoding DUF2207 family protein, producing the protein MPDLLLAGAALGLWLLAYAACRVATRPVPPAALPATMDLGPEPPAVAGLLVNGGSTHAGTAGSTLLDLAAAGYYELRQPDADPYGTTIHLAGEHPDEGGLRPYERQVLGRVRELAVDGVVPLTALTFRDDNESRTWNSRLRAAVVADARAAGLSQRRFGPTMMTALYLGALAVGVVCGLVAVHRTHLRWTFLVSLTVAAVLAGLVQRIGERATPAGSEATARWLGVRSWLRNHQQFAELPPSAVAIWDRYLAYGAALGVTQQASDVLDLSAGVRRNLWSTYHGGCRRIRVRYPRGRPWYGSGTPALFLQALLVVLAGTLVLIVAGHAGWYALPGYVLLTGGAYLLIRTLVDRTRSVTITGRVLALHLRRAQDSPRMSHLVIDDGTADETTAWALPHEWGDRWRQGDVVTITVRPWSRRVIAVSAHAPADPGPRPSAGPDSELTGPLVTDVFGEVRHVRAGPLPVSVEDVARFVGQPVRVERRPHRVDFRSELDDSTVLRAAWADGTAGRIAWRANARGVATPLPGIGDEAYASGNRVVMRVGDTTLVLTALGGGRVGAPHLPWLLSRCERDALTRT; encoded by the coding sequence GTGCCCGACCTCCTCCTCGCCGGTGCCGCTCTCGGGCTCTGGCTCCTCGCGTACGCGGCTTGCCGGGTCGCCACCCGCCCAGTGCCGCCTGCCGCCCTACCGGCCACCATGGATCTCGGCCCGGAGCCGCCCGCCGTGGCGGGCCTGCTGGTCAACGGCGGGTCGACTCACGCGGGCACGGCGGGTTCGACGCTGCTCGACCTGGCCGCGGCCGGCTACTACGAGCTGCGACAGCCGGACGCCGACCCCTATGGGACCACCATCCATCTCGCCGGGGAGCATCCCGACGAGGGCGGCCTACGGCCGTACGAACGGCAGGTGCTGGGGCGGGTTCGCGAGCTCGCCGTCGACGGTGTGGTGCCGCTGACGGCGTTGACCTTCCGGGACGACAACGAGTCCAGGACCTGGAACAGCCGGCTGCGCGCCGCCGTGGTCGCCGATGCCCGCGCGGCCGGGCTGTCGCAACGCCGATTCGGGCCGACGATGATGACCGCGCTGTACCTCGGGGCACTCGCGGTCGGCGTGGTCTGCGGCCTCGTGGCTGTGCACCGCACCCACCTCCGCTGGACGTTCCTCGTCTCCCTCACCGTCGCCGCTGTGCTCGCGGGCCTGGTGCAGCGCATCGGCGAGCGCGCCACTCCGGCCGGGTCGGAAGCCACCGCCCGCTGGCTCGGGGTGCGGTCCTGGCTGCGAAACCACCAGCAGTTCGCCGAGCTGCCGCCGTCGGCGGTGGCGATCTGGGACCGCTACCTCGCGTACGGCGCCGCGCTGGGCGTGACCCAGCAGGCCAGCGACGTCCTCGACCTCAGCGCCGGTGTCCGGCGCAACCTCTGGTCGACCTACCACGGCGGTTGTCGCAGGATCCGGGTGCGCTATCCGCGAGGACGGCCCTGGTACGGCAGCGGCACCCCAGCCCTGTTCCTCCAGGCGCTGCTGGTCGTGCTGGCGGGAACGCTCGTGCTGATCGTGGCCGGCCACGCGGGCTGGTACGCGCTGCCGGGTTACGTGCTGCTCACCGGCGGCGCTTACCTGCTGATCCGCACGCTGGTGGACCGGACGCGGTCCGTGACCATCACCGGCCGGGTGCTCGCGCTCCACCTGCGGCGGGCGCAGGACAGCCCACGAATGAGCCACCTCGTGATCGACGACGGGACCGCCGACGAGACCACCGCCTGGGCGCTGCCCCACGAGTGGGGCGACCGCTGGCGGCAGGGCGACGTCGTGACGATCACCGTTCGGCCGTGGAGCCGACGCGTCATCGCGGTCAGCGCGCACGCACCGGCAGACCCGGGCCCCCGGCCGTCGGCCGGACCCGACAGCGAACTGACCGGCCCGTTGGTCACCGACGTCTTCGGGGAGGTACGCCATGTGCGGGCCGGGCCGCTTCCGGTGTCCGTCGAGGACGTCGCGCGGTTCGTCGGTCAACCCGTACGCGTGGAACGCCGCCCGCATCGCGTCGACTTCCGCTCCGAGCTCGACGACTCCACTGTGCTGCGGGCCGCGTGGGCGGACGGTACGGCGGGACGGATCGCGTGGCGGGCCAACGCGCGCGGTGTCGCCACCCCGCTGCCGGGCATCGGCGACGAGGCGTACGCCAGCGGCAACCGGGTGGTGATGCGCGTCGGCGACACCACGCTGGTCCTCACCGCGCTCGGCGGCGGGCGGGTGGGCGCCCCGCACCTTCCGTGGCTGCTCAGCAGGTGTGAACGGGACGCCCTCACACGCACCTGA
- a CDS encoding DivIVA domain-containing protein gives MPQQQSSPLAFFDNANSQPDFTVGLRGYNTHQVDDFLGRMTAALTQSEQARAEAEQRMNDAQRRLRQAEQRMSALEQKLTDTNKQLEENSRPTLSGLGTRVEQILRLAEEQANDHRNEAKRESEGILSAARLEAREITDKARAEAAAMKASAEREAGNLRTAAEREAAEVRVQARREADTLRADADRETKQLRTVTAHEVAELKSTVEREVATLRATAEREITQQRAKAAREAEEKRAEATKLLTDARDKRDKDLQALELQLAERREKAEREESERHAAQVAQTQKLVSEAEQRARAAQERAKEIEQRAEARRVESERNAAETVDKAKAHSEKTLNEAKAESQRLLTEARTEAELTTQAARREVDDLTRQKDAVTSQLGQMLSGLAGIVPGMPAAAAPAAKPEAKKTEGGQDRVPAESAG, from the coding sequence ATGCCCCAGCAGCAGTCCTCCCCTCTCGCGTTCTTCGATAACGCGAACTCGCAGCCAGATTTCACCGTAGGCCTACGCGGATACAACACTCACCAGGTCGACGACTTCCTCGGCCGGATGACCGCCGCGCTGACCCAGTCCGAGCAGGCCCGTGCCGAGGCCGAGCAGCGGATGAACGACGCCCAGCGTCGGCTCCGCCAGGCCGAGCAGCGCATGAGCGCGCTGGAGCAGAAGCTCACCGACACGAACAAGCAGCTCGAAGAGAACAGCCGGCCCACCCTCTCGGGGCTCGGCACCCGGGTCGAGCAGATCCTCCGGCTCGCCGAGGAGCAGGCCAACGACCACCGCAACGAGGCCAAGCGCGAGTCGGAGGGCATCCTCTCCGCCGCCCGCCTCGAGGCTCGCGAGATCACCGACAAGGCACGTGCCGAGGCCGCGGCCATGAAGGCCAGCGCCGAGCGCGAGGCCGGCAACCTGCGTACGGCCGCCGAACGCGAGGCCGCCGAGGTCCGGGTGCAGGCCCGCCGCGAGGCCGACACGCTGCGCGCGGACGCCGACCGCGAGACCAAGCAGCTCCGCACCGTCACCGCGCACGAGGTGGCCGAGCTGAAGTCGACAGTCGAGCGGGAGGTGGCCACCCTCCGCGCCACCGCCGAGCGCGAGATCACCCAGCAGCGGGCCAAGGCCGCCCGCGAGGCTGAGGAGAAGCGCGCCGAGGCGACCAAGCTGCTGACCGACGCGCGGGACAAGCGCGACAAGGACCTTCAGGCCTTGGAGCTCCAGCTCGCCGAGCGGCGGGAGAAGGCCGAGCGCGAGGAGTCCGAGCGCCACGCCGCCCAGGTCGCGCAGACCCAGAAGCTGGTCAGCGAGGCCGAGCAGCGTGCCCGGGCCGCGCAGGAGCGTGCCAAGGAGATCGAGCAGCGCGCCGAGGCCCGGCGGGTCGAGTCGGAGCGCAACGCCGCCGAGACGGTCGACAAGGCCAAGGCGCACTCCGAGAAGACGCTCAACGAGGCCAAGGCCGAGTCGCAGCGCCTGCTCACCGAGGCCCGCACCGAGGCGGAGCTGACCACGCAGGCCGCCCGCCGCGAGGTCGACGACCTCACCCGGCAGAAGGACGCGGTCACGTCGCAGCTGGGCCAGATGCTCTCCGGGCTCGCCGGCATCGTTCCGGGCATGCCGGCCGCTGCCGCTCCCGCGGCCAAGCCGGAGGCCAAGAAGACCGAGGGCGGTCAGGACCGGGTCCCCGCGGAGTCCGCTGGCTGA
- the mce gene encoding methylmalonyl-CoA epimerase, translating into MTENSPAEPGEDYVTDIGLRKIDHVGIAVADLDAAIDFYQRTFGMRCVHVETNAEQGVREAMLSVGPTTEGGCVQLLAPLTPESTIAKFLDRNGPGVQQVAYTVADIDKACAALRERGMRLLFETPRRGTANSRINFVHPKDAGGVLVELVEPAPTPH; encoded by the coding sequence ATGACTGAGAACTCCCCCGCCGAGCCCGGTGAGGACTACGTCACGGACATCGGGCTTCGCAAGATTGACCACGTCGGGATCGCGGTCGCCGACCTGGACGCCGCGATCGACTTCTACCAGCGGACGTTCGGGATGCGCTGCGTACACGTCGAGACCAACGCCGAGCAGGGCGTGCGGGAAGCGATGCTGTCCGTCGGCCCCACCACCGAGGGCGGCTGCGTGCAGTTGCTCGCCCCGCTGACGCCGGAGTCGACGATCGCCAAGTTCCTGGACCGCAACGGGCCGGGCGTGCAGCAGGTCGCGTACACCGTGGCTGACATCGACAAGGCCTGCGCGGCACTGCGCGAGCGGGGAATGCGGCTGCTCTTCGAGACCCCGAGACGCGGCACCGCGAACAGCCGCATCAACTTCGTACACCCGAAGGACGCCGGCGGCGTCCTGGTGGAACTGGTAGAACCCGCCCCCACCCCCCACTGA
- the ccrA gene encoding crotonyl-CoA carboxylase/reductase: MQDILEAIMAAEESNDPDRELAGVAGLPVPESYRGVVVRAEESRMFDGMATRDKDPRKALHVQEVPTPELAPGEALIAVMASAINYNTVWTSIFEPVSTFKFLQRYGRLSELTRRHDLPYHVVGSDAAGVVLRTGPGVTRWAPGDEVVAHCLSVELEDAAGHDDTMLDPQQRIWGFETNFGGLAEMAVVKANQLMPKPRHLSWEEAASPGLVNSTAYRQLVSHHGANMKQGDVVLIWGASGGLGGYATQMALNGGAIPVCVVSSPEKAELCRRMGADLVIDRAAEGFRFWKDEETQDPDEWKRLGERIRELTGGEDPDIVFEHPGRETFGASVYVARRGGTIVTCASTSGFQHQYDNRYLWMHLKRIVGSHFANYHEAWQANRLVALGRVHPTVSRTYPLEQTGQAAYEVHRNAHQGKVGVRCLAPTDGLGVRDGELRAQHEDAINRFRGH; the protein is encoded by the coding sequence GTGCAGGACATCCTCGAAGCGATCATGGCGGCGGAGGAATCGAACGACCCGGACCGCGAGCTCGCCGGCGTCGCCGGGCTGCCCGTACCGGAGAGCTACCGGGGTGTGGTGGTCCGCGCCGAGGAGTCCCGGATGTTCGACGGCATGGCCACCCGGGACAAGGACCCGCGCAAGGCGCTGCACGTGCAGGAGGTGCCGACGCCGGAGCTGGCGCCGGGCGAGGCACTGATCGCGGTGATGGCCAGCGCGATCAACTACAACACCGTGTGGACCAGCATCTTCGAGCCGGTGTCCACCTTCAAGTTCCTCCAGCGCTACGGCCGGCTCTCCGAGCTGACCCGCCGGCACGACCTGCCGTACCACGTGGTCGGCTCGGACGCGGCCGGCGTGGTGCTGCGCACCGGCCCCGGGGTGACCCGGTGGGCACCCGGCGACGAGGTGGTCGCGCACTGCCTCTCCGTCGAGTTGGAGGACGCGGCCGGGCACGACGACACCATGCTCGACCCGCAGCAGCGGATCTGGGGCTTCGAGACCAACTTCGGCGGGCTGGCCGAGATGGCGGTGGTCAAGGCCAACCAGCTGATGCCGAAGCCGCGACACCTGAGCTGGGAGGAGGCGGCCAGCCCGGGGCTGGTCAACTCCACCGCGTACCGGCAGCTCGTCTCGCACCACGGGGCCAACATGAAGCAGGGCGACGTGGTGCTGATCTGGGGCGCCTCCGGTGGCCTCGGCGGGTACGCCACCCAGATGGCGCTCAACGGCGGCGCGATCCCGGTCTGCGTCGTCTCCTCGCCGGAGAAGGCCGAGCTGTGCCGCCGGATGGGCGCGGACCTGGTCATCGACCGGGCCGCAGAGGGCTTCCGGTTCTGGAAGGACGAGGAGACCCAGGACCCGGACGAGTGGAAGCGCCTGGGCGAGCGGATCCGCGAACTGACCGGCGGCGAGGACCCGGACATCGTCTTCGAGCACCCAGGTCGGGAGACCTTCGGCGCCAGCGTCTACGTGGCCCGGCGCGGTGGCACCATCGTCACCTGCGCGTCCACCAGCGGTTTCCAGCACCAGTACGACAACCGCTACCTGTGGATGCACCTCAAGCGGATCGTCGGCAGCCACTTCGCCAACTACCACGAGGCGTGGCAGGCCAACCGCCTGGTCGCGCTGGGAAGGGTGCACCCGACGGTGTCCCGCACCTACCCGCTGGAACAGACCGGTCAGGCCGCGTACGAGGTGCACCGCAACGCCCACCAGGGCAAGGTCGGGGTGCGCTGCCTGGCACCGACCGACGGCCTCGGCGTACGCGACGGGGAGTTGCGGGCCCAGCACGAGGACGCAATCAACCGGTTCCGGGGGCACTGA
- a CDS encoding LemA family protein: protein MTSILAAGLVGSAVVLLVAVWLIRVYNKLVRMRNQVDASWSQIDVQLKRRHDLVPNLVETVKGYASHERGTLDAVVAARGVAIAHSGGDAGRADAENALSRALGRLVALAEAYPQLRASENFAAMQSEVATTEDKIAYSRQFLTYAVQQYNTAIESFPTNLVAGMLGFHRRELFAVADSDRAVIAIGF from the coding sequence ATGACATCGATCCTTGCCGCCGGCCTCGTGGGCTCGGCGGTGGTCCTGCTGGTCGCGGTGTGGCTGATCCGGGTCTACAACAAGCTGGTCCGCATGCGCAACCAGGTCGATGCGTCCTGGTCCCAGATCGACGTGCAGCTCAAGCGACGGCACGACCTGGTCCCGAACCTTGTCGAAACCGTCAAGGGATACGCGTCGCACGAGCGCGGCACCCTGGACGCCGTGGTGGCGGCACGCGGTGTGGCGATCGCGCACAGTGGCGGCGACGCGGGGCGGGCCGACGCCGAGAACGCGCTGAGCCGGGCTCTGGGTCGTCTCGTCGCACTTGCCGAGGCGTATCCGCAGCTGCGGGCGAGCGAGAATTTCGCGGCGATGCAGAGCGAGGTGGCCACCACCGAGGACAAGATCGCCTACTCACGGCAGTTCCTGACGTACGCCGTCCAGCAGTACAACACGGCGATCGAGAGCTTCCCCACGAACCTGGTCGCCGGCATGCTCGGCTTCCATCGGCGTGAGTTGTTCGCCGTGGCCGACTCCGACCGTGCAGTGATCGCGATCGGTTTCTAG
- a CDS encoding Asp23/Gls24 family envelope stress response protein: MADDATQELSVTPDAVAGGSTHVSDEVVEKIAAAAARAVPGVAELGGDVARFFNTVLDKIGLDQVGDARRGCSAHVTNGAAVINLVIVIDAGRPVPEVTDAVRARVTEAVEAYGLRVDEINIRVDDVAMGAPSAPTV; this comes from the coding sequence ATGGCTGACGACGCGACCCAGGAGCTGTCGGTGACCCCGGACGCGGTGGCGGGCGGGAGCACGCACGTCTCCGACGAGGTGGTGGAGAAGATCGCGGCGGCCGCCGCCCGAGCGGTGCCCGGGGTGGCCGAGCTGGGCGGCGACGTGGCCCGGTTCTTCAACACGGTGCTCGACAAGATCGGGCTCGACCAGGTGGGCGACGCCCGGCGCGGCTGCTCGGCGCACGTCACCAACGGTGCGGCGGTGATCAACCTGGTCATCGTGATCGACGCTGGCCGTCCGGTGCCGGAGGTGACCGACGCGGTCCGGGCGAGGGTGACCGAGGCGGTCGAGGCGTACGGGCTGCGGGTTGACGAGATCAACATCCGGGTCGACGACGTGGCGATGGGCGCACCCTCGGCTCCGACGGTCTGA
- a CDS encoding acetyl-CoA C-acetyltransferase, translated as MASVIISGARTPMGRLLGNLKDLPATKLGGIAIKAALERAGVSPDQVQYVIMGQVLQAGAGQIPARQAAVEAGVPMSVPALTINKVCLSGLDAIALADQLIRAGEFDIVVAGGMESMTNAPHLLMGQRTGYKYGDVVVKDHMAHDGLSDAWDCCSMGESTERLGTRHGITREEQDAFAAASHQRAAAAQKNGHFADEIAPVVIPQRKGDPLVISEDEGIRPNTTVESLAKLRPAFAKDGTITAGSSSPISDGAAAVLVMSKAKAIELGLTWLAEIGAHGNVAGPDNSLHSQPSNAINQALKKGGLSVADLDLIEINEAFAQVGVQSTRDLGISPDKVNVNGGAIALGHPIGMSGARLVLTLALELKRRGGGTGAAALCGGGGQGDALIIHVPGSAAADR; from the coding sequence ATGGCTTCGGTGATCATCAGCGGCGCGCGGACCCCGATGGGGCGGCTGCTGGGCAACCTCAAGGACCTTCCGGCCACGAAGCTCGGCGGTATCGCCATCAAGGCGGCGCTGGAGCGGGCCGGCGTCAGCCCGGACCAGGTCCAGTACGTGATCATGGGGCAGGTGCTCCAGGCCGGCGCCGGTCAGATCCCGGCGCGGCAGGCGGCGGTCGAGGCTGGCGTGCCGATGTCGGTGCCGGCGCTGACCATCAACAAGGTCTGCCTCTCCGGCCTGGACGCGATCGCCCTGGCCGACCAGCTGATCCGTGCCGGCGAGTTCGACATCGTGGTGGCCGGCGGCATGGAGTCGATGACCAACGCCCCGCACCTGCTGATGGGCCAGCGCACCGGCTACAAGTACGGCGACGTGGTGGTCAAGGACCACATGGCACACGACGGGCTCAGCGACGCCTGGGACTGCTGCTCGATGGGTGAGTCGACCGAGCGCCTCGGCACCAGGCACGGCATCACCCGCGAAGAGCAGGACGCCTTCGCCGCCGCCAGCCACCAGCGGGCCGCCGCCGCGCAGAAGAACGGCCACTTCGCCGACGAGATCGCCCCGGTGGTGATCCCGCAGCGCAAGGGTGACCCGCTGGTCATCAGCGAGGACGAGGGCATCCGCCCGAACACCACCGTCGAGTCGTTGGCCAAGCTGCGCCCCGCCTTCGCCAAGGACGGCACCATCACCGCCGGCAGCTCGTCGCCGATCTCCGACGGCGCCGCCGCCGTGCTCGTGATGAGCAAGGCCAAGGCCATCGAGCTGGGGCTGACCTGGCTGGCCGAGATCGGTGCGCACGGCAACGTGGCGGGCCCGGACAACTCCCTGCACTCGCAGCCGTCCAACGCGATCAACCAGGCCCTGAAGAAGGGTGGCCTGAGCGTCGCGGACCTGGACCTCATCGAGATCAACGAGGCGTTCGCCCAGGTCGGCGTTCAGTCCACTCGGGACCTCGGGATCAGCCCGGACAAGGTCAACGTCAACGGCGGCGCGATCGCGCTGGGGCACCCGATCGGCATGTCCGGCGCGCGTCTCGTCCTCACCCTCGCCCTGGAGCTGAAGCGACGCGGTGGCGGCACCGGCGCGGCGGCCCTCTGCGGCGGCGGTGGCCAGGGCGACGCGCTGATCATCCACGTTCCGGGAAGCGCAGCGGCGGACCGGTGA